The Sphingomonas alpina genome has a segment encoding these proteins:
- a CDS encoding class I SAM-dependent methyltransferase encodes MDAIYRTQRHFYDLTRKYYLLGRDRLIRRLDPPKGGSVIEIGCGTGRNLIAAARAWPEARFYGIDISEAMLETARAKVAKAGLTDRITLAQGDATEFDAQGLFGIATFDRVFQSYTLSMIPDWRGALREGAGKLAPGGRLDLVDFGQQEKLPRAWRAFLYSWLRKFDVSPRGDMKAAIDEVAGGIGASGEFISLYRGYAWAGSIGQTER; translated from the coding sequence ATGGATGCGATCTACCGGACGCAGCGCCATTTCTACGACCTGACGCGCAAATATTATCTACTCGGCCGCGACCGGCTGATCCGCCGGCTCGATCCGCCCAAGGGGGGCAGCGTGATCGAGATCGGTTGCGGCACCGGCCGCAACCTGATCGCGGCGGCGAGGGCCTGGCCCGAGGCGCGCTTCTACGGCATCGATATTTCCGAAGCGATGCTGGAGACCGCGCGGGCCAAGGTCGCCAAAGCAGGGCTTACCGACCGCATCACACTGGCACAGGGCGATGCGACCGAGTTCGACGCGCAAGGACTTTTCGGCATCGCGACATTCGACCGGGTGTTCCAGAGTTACACGCTGTCGATGATCCCCGACTGGCGCGGCGCGCTGCGCGAGGGCGCGGGCAAGCTTGCGCCCGGCGGACGGCTCGATCTGGTCGATTTCGGGCAGCAGGAGAAATTGCCGCGCGCCTGGCGTGCGTTTCTCTACTCGTGGCTGAGGAAGTTCGACGTCTCGCCGCGCGGGGACATGAAGGCGGCGATCGACGAGGTCGCGGGCGGGATTGGCGCAAGCGGCGAATTCATATCGCTCTATCGCGGCTATGCCTGGGCGGGGTCGATCGGGCAGACTGAGCGTTGA